From a region of the Nitrospira sp. genome:
- a CDS encoding bi-domain-containing oxidoreductase, whose amino-acid sequence MKQILQNLSSGETSLADIPSPKVRENHLLIRTTHSLVSVGTERMLVEFGKANVFEKARQQPEKVRMVLDKVKTDGVLPTLEAVRNKLDQPLPMGYCNVGMVLEIGQGVTGFSVGDRVASNGKHAEIVCVPKNLCARVPDSVSDDAASFTVIGAIGLQGIRLIQPSLGEAVVVTGLGLIGLMAVQLLRSHGCRVLGLDYDGSKIALAQKLGAETVDLSQNPDPVGAAMAFSRGRGVDAVIITASTKSNEPVHQAAHMCRKRGRIVLVGVTGLELSRADFYEKELTFQVSCSYGPGRYDSSYEDHGHDYPLGFVRWTEQRNFEAVLDMLADGRLQTDLLISHRIPFEQATTAYDIISSRVPSLGIVLQYPKPDVFAHKRLLSRTIRCSEESIEVGHPATSPVMGCIGAGNYATQVLLPAFKRAGIIFKVVASSTGVTAAHAGRKFGFSEITSDSKNVIESSDINTVIIATRHDSHATLTAEALKAGKHVFVEKPLAITREELKAVADLYEECIEKRDSPPLLMVGFNRRFAPQVRRVKELVVGITEPKTFVMTVNAGHISDEHWTQDRMIGGGRIIGEGCHFVDLLRFLAGSPIIAVQAMLMGKSSGAPAREDNVTVTLEFRDGSIGTIHYFGNGHKSFPKERLEVFCAGKVLQLDNFRKLRGYGWSGFRKMDLWSQDKGNTSCVDAFVSAIRRGECSPIPWHELVEVTQVTFDIMDSLR is encoded by the coding sequence ATGAAACAAATATTGCAGAATCTTTCATCGGGTGAAACCAGTCTCGCCGATATTCCGAGCCCGAAGGTCAGAGAGAACCACCTGCTGATCAGGACGACTCACTCGCTTGTTTCGGTGGGAACGGAGCGCATGCTGGTCGAATTCGGTAAGGCAAATGTGTTCGAAAAAGCTCGCCAGCAACCGGAAAAGGTTCGAATGGTATTGGATAAGGTCAAGACAGACGGAGTGCTGCCCACGCTCGAGGCGGTCCGGAATAAGCTGGATCAACCGCTCCCGATGGGGTATTGCAACGTGGGGATGGTGCTTGAGATCGGGCAGGGAGTGACCGGCTTTTCAGTTGGAGACAGAGTGGCGTCGAATGGCAAGCATGCGGAAATTGTCTGTGTCCCGAAAAACCTCTGTGCGAGAGTTCCGGACTCCGTGAGCGACGATGCTGCTTCGTTCACCGTGATCGGTGCGATTGGGTTGCAGGGGATCCGCCTCATTCAGCCCAGCCTGGGCGAGGCTGTCGTGGTTACTGGACTTGGATTGATCGGATTGATGGCGGTTCAACTGTTGAGGTCTCATGGGTGTCGGGTCCTGGGGTTAGACTATGACGGAAGTAAAATCGCACTCGCGCAGAAACTTGGAGCGGAAACGGTTGATCTCAGTCAGAACCCCGATCCCGTGGGGGCAGCCATGGCCTTCTCCCGCGGCCGAGGTGTGGATGCAGTCATCATCACTGCGTCTACGAAGAGTAACGAGCCTGTTCATCAAGCAGCGCACATGTGCCGGAAGCGCGGACGGATCGTGCTCGTCGGTGTGACGGGGTTAGAACTTTCCCGTGCCGACTTCTATGAAAAGGAATTGACGTTCCAGGTATCCTGCTCCTATGGGCCGGGACGCTACGATAGCTCATACGAGGATCACGGCCACGATTATCCCCTTGGCTTCGTCCGATGGACGGAGCAACGTAATTTTGAGGCGGTTCTCGATATGTTGGCAGACGGCCGTCTCCAGACAGACTTGCTCATATCGCATCGTATTCCGTTTGAGCAGGCTACAACCGCCTATGACATTATTTCCAGCCGAGTCCCGTCACTCGGAATTGTCTTGCAATATCCGAAACCAGATGTCTTTGCCCATAAGAGATTGCTGAGCAGGACGATAAGGTGTTCGGAGGAGTCAATCGAGGTGGGTCATCCAGCCACCTCACCGGTCATGGGCTGTATTGGTGCCGGTAACTATGCGACGCAAGTGCTTCTGCCGGCGTTTAAACGCGCCGGGATCATTTTTAAGGTTGTTGCCAGTAGCACTGGTGTGACTGCCGCCCACGCAGGGCGCAAGTTCGGCTTTTCGGAGATCACGAGCGACAGTAAGAATGTGATCGAATCATCCGATATCAACACCGTCATAATCGCAACCCGGCATGACAGTCATGCAACGCTTACCGCTGAAGCTCTGAAAGCTGGCAAACATGTGTTTGTTGAAAAGCCGTTGGCCATCACCAGGGAAGAGCTGAAAGCGGTCGCTGATCTCTATGAGGAATGCATCGAGAAGCGGGATTCTCCACCACTCTTGATGGTTGGGTTCAATCGTCGTTTTGCTCCGCAGGTTCGACGGGTGAAAGAGTTGGTTGTCGGAATTACGGAGCCCAAGACGTTTGTCATGACGGTCAATGCCGGCCACATTTCCGATGAACACTGGACTCAGGATCGAATGATCGGAGGGGGGCGGATTATCGGTGAAGGGTGTCATTTTGTGGATCTTCTTCGTTTTCTGGCAGGTTCACCGATTATTGCGGTCCAGGCTATGCTAATGGGCAAATCGTCAGGAGCTCCTGCCAGAGAAGACAACGTTACTGTCACTTTAGAGTTCAGAGATGGATCAATTGGAACCATACACTATTTCGGGAATGGGCATAAATCGTTCCCCAAAGAGCGATTGGAAGTGTTTTGCGCAGGTAAAGTGCTGCAATTGGATAATTTCCGAAAGCTTCGCGGCTATGGGTGGTCCGGTTTTCGAAAAATGGATCTCTGGAGTCAAGACAAAGGAAATACCTCATGCGTCGACGCATTCGTGAGCGCGATTCGCCGTGGCGAATGCTCGCCGATTCCCTGGCATGAACTTGTTGAAGTGACTCAAGTTACCTTCGACATCATGGATTCGCTGAGATAA